The Pyxidicoccus sp. MSG2 DNA segment GCGGCGGCATCCAGCTGGTGTTCGATGCGCGCGCCGGCGAGCGTTGGCCGGAGGACCGCCGTGAGGGCCTGCAGGGGCTCTCCGAGCGTGAGGCCGCGGAGCTGGTGGCTCGCACGCTGCTCGCGCACTGGGGCATCCACCCGGAGGGTGCGGTGCAGGTGGACCGGGCCTCGGGCGCGCCGTACGCGGTGGCCTACGTGGACGGAATCCTGCGCATCAACCCGGCCTTCCTGTACCTGGCGGCGGCGTACGGTCCCGCTTCCATGCCGGCCACGCTCCAGTAGAGTCGCGCGCCTCCAACGGAAGGCCCACCTTTCTCTCGCCACTCCCAGCGAGGGGTGGACCTCGAGGCGCTTGTGGATACCTCCGCACTTCACGCTCAGCTTTCCCTCACGCTCCAGCAGACGGACCTGACGTCGCTCGGCCAGCAGTACCGCGGCAAGGTCCGCGAGACGTACCGGCAGGGGGACAGGCTCATCCTCGTCACCACGGACCGGCTCTCCGCGTTCGACCACATCCTCACCACCATCCCCTTCAAGGGCGAGGTGCTGAACCGGCTGTCCGCCTTCTGGTTCGAGCGCACGAAGCACATCTGCCCCAACCACGTGCTGGACGTGCCGGACCCGAACGTCACCGTGGCGCGCGCCTGCCAGCCCTTCGCGATTGAAGTGGTGGTGCGCGGCTACCTCACCGGCAGCCTGTGGCGCGACTTCCAGAAGGGCACGCACACCGTCTACGGCGTGCCCTTCCCGGAAGGCATGCGCAAGGACGCGGCCTTCCCCGAACCCATCATCACCCCGTCCACCAAGGCGGAGTACGGCCAGCACGACGAGCCCATCTCCGAGAAGGACCTGCTGGCGCGCGGGCTCGCCACGCCGAGGGACTGGGCACGCGTCGCCGAGGCGGCCAAGGCGCTCTTCCTGGAGGGCCAGAAGTGGGCGCGGACGCGCGGCCTCATCCTCGTCGACACCAAGTACGAGTTCGGCAAGGTGGGCGACACGCTCTACGTCATCGACGAGATGCACACCCCGGACTCCAGCCGCTACTGGGTGGCGGACGAGTACGAGGCGCGCTTCGCCAAGGGCGAGGACCAGCGCATGCTGGACAAGGAGAACATCCGCCAGTGGCTCATCCGCGAGCGGAACTTCTCCGGCCAGGGCACCCCGCCCGTCATCCCCGACAGCGTGCGAGAGGACCTGGCCACCAAGTACCTCGCCGCCTACGAGCGGATTACCGGCGCGCCGATGGTGCTGGAGCCCGGTGACGTGCACGCGCGAATCGAGCGCAACCTGCGCGCGAAGGGCTACCTCGAGTAGGCCCTCGCGAGGCCGGAGCCTTCATGGCTCCGGCCCGCTTCCGAGGCCCGGGGGCTACTCGCTCCGGCCGAACACGCGCCGGAACACGTCGTCCATGTGCCGCGTGTGGTAGCCCGGGGAGAAGCAGTCGGAAATCTCCTCGGGCGTCATCATCTTCGCCAGGTCCGCGTCCGCGAGCAGGGCCTTGCGGAAGTCGGTGCCCTCCTCGTACAGCTTCATCGCGTTGCGCTGGACGATGACGTACGCGGCCTGCCGGTCCATGCCCTTGCGCGCCAGCTCCAGCAACAGCCGCTGCGAGTTCACCACGCCGCCGAGCAGGTCCAGGTTCTTCTTCATCTGCTCCGGGTAGACGCGCAGATCCTCCATCAGCCGCGCGAAGCGGACGAGCATGAAGTCCATGAGGATGGTGGCGTCCGGGCCGATGACGCGCTCCACGGAGGAGTGCGAGATGTCCCGCTCGTGCCACAGCGCCACGTCCTCCATGGCGCTCACCGCGTAGCCGCGCAGCAGGCGCGCCAGGCCGGTGAGGTTCTCCGACAGGATGGGGTTGCGCTTGTGCGGCATCGCGCTGGAGCCCTTCTGCCCCGCGGTGAAGGGCTCCTCCGCCTCGCGCACCTCCGTGCGCTGCAGGTGGCGAATCTCCACCGCGAACTTCTCGATGCTCGAGCCCAGCAGGGCCAGCGCGGTGAAGAACTCCGCGTGCCTGTCGCGCTGCACCACCTGGCTGGAGGCCGGCGCCGGCTTCAGCCCCAGCTTGCGGCAGACGTGCTCCTCCACCGCCGGAGGCAGGTGCGCGAAGGTGCCCACCGCGCCGGAAATCTTGCCCACGGCGATGGTGTCTCGCGCGTGCTGCAGGCGCGTGCGGCCGCGGCGCAATTCGTCGTACCAGATGGCCAGCTTGTGGCCGAACGTAATGGGCTCGGCGTGGATGCCGTGGCTGCGGCCCATCTGGAGCGTGTGCTTGTGCTCGAAGGCGCGCTTCTCCACCGCGGCCATGACGCGCTCGAGGTCCTTGAGGATGAGGTCCAGCGCGTCGCGCAGTGTGAGCGCCAGGGACGTGTCGAGCACGTCCGAGGACGTCATGCCCAGGTGCAGCCAGCGCGCGCTGGGGCCCACCCGCTCCTCCATGAAGGTGAGGAAGGCGATGACGTCGTGCTTGGTGGTGCGCTCGATGTCCTCAATCTTCGCGGCGTCGGCGGCGGTGAAGTCACCGGCGCGCTGGAGGCAGTCGGCCAGCGCCTCGCGGGGAGCGAGCCCCGCCTCCACCATGCCCTCCAGGGCAGCGAGCTCCACGTCGCGCCAGCGGCGGTAGCGGGCCTCGTCGGACCAGAGGGAGGACATCTCCTGTCGGCTGTATCGCGGAATCACGGGCAGACCTTCGCGGCAAGGTCCACCGCGCCGTGAGCCGGAGACACTCCAGCACGGCGTCGGAGGACGGACCTGACTTCCTCGCGGCGGGTCCTACCCCTCCCCTCGCCCCACCGCCAGCGCTTCTGTCTGAACCATTTCGCTGGCGGTCGGTGACGGCATCACACGAACTGTTGGCCATTGGCCGTGGGGCCCGGCAGGCGAGCCCTCCAGGACTCAGGGGCTCAGGGCCTCGCGCCCGCGCAGCAGCGGAAGCCCACCGAGTTCAAGCGCTCCGTCGGGGCGCCGTTCTTCCGGGCCGAGCAGCGCGACGCATAGTTCGGCCGGTTGAATGCGCCGCCCTTCTGCGTGAAGTCCACCTTGTCGAACTTCGTGGCCGTCCACTCCGCCACGTTTCCGGCAAGGTCCACCACGCCGTAGGCGGAGCGGCAGTTCTTGGAGGCGCCGGAGACCGCCAGCTTCCGGTCCGCGCCCGAAGCGTCCTCGGTGTTGCAGATGTTCGCGTCGTACGGGTTGCCGTACGGGAAGCGCGCGTTGCCCGGGCCCTTGCAGGCCTTCTCCCACTCCTCCTCCGAGCACAGCCGCTTCCCCGCCCCCTCGCACAGGGCGCGAGCCTCCTCCCAGCTCACCTCCACCTTCGGCGCCTGCCCGGCCTGGTTGGGGTACTCGTACTCGTCGATGCAGAAGGTGGGCACCTGCAGGCTCGTGAGCGGGAGCTCGTCGAGGAACTTCATCGAGTCGTCCACCGGCGTCCCCATCTTGAACGCGCCGCCACTCACGCGGCGCATCCCCGCGGGGCAGTCCCCCACGGGCGCGGCCACGGCGGAAGTCCCCTCGCTGGCGGAAGGAGCCACGCCCTCGCGCCCTGCCTGCCCGGATGGCGCGGGGCCTCCAGTGCTCCCCGAGGTCATCGCCTGCTGGCGCAGGCGCACCAGCAGGTAGCCGCCGCCCAGGCCCAGGACGAGGCCACCCACGATGAGGAGCACCATCCACATGGTGGAGCGCGACTTCGACTTCGACTTCGCCGCCCGGATGACCGGCTGCGTGGGCAGCGCGCCGATTCGCGGGGCGGAGCGCGCCGCGGACGTCGTCGGTGAGTCCAGGCGCCGCGCGCCCGAGCGGGCTCCCGACATCGCGGGCGAGGAGTCCAGCGTGCGAGGCCCGGAGCGTGCGCCGGAGACCGCGGGCGACAGGTCCAGGGTGCGCGGCGCGGTCCGAGCGGCGGACACCGCCGGAGTGGCCTCCAGCGTCGGCATGCTGGCGCGTACGCCGGAGACCGAGGGGCCCGCGTCCAGGGGGGGCGCGCTGGAGCGAGCTGCCTCCGCGTCCATGCGCGCCGCCGCCCGGGGCTGCGCGGTGGGCGCTTGCGCGGGAGGAGAACGGGGCACGGGTGGAGATGACAGGGAGGGCACCGGCCCCGAGGGACGAGGTGCCGGTGGCTGCGCGGAGGACACGGGGCCCGACGGACGGGGCGCGGGGGCCGGAGGCGCCCTGGGCGCGGGCGGCGTGACGAACGGCAGGGCCTGTTCCGTCAGGCGCTGCGAGGGGTGTCCTCCGCCACCAACCGTCGACGGGTGGGCGCCGCCCATGATGGCCGCCAGCGTCGCGGCATCCAGGGGCTGCGTCGCATCGGGCGGGGGCGGCTCCTCCTCGGGAGGAAGCGGCCGTGGCGCGGCGACTCCAGGCGAGGCGACTCCGGGCGAGGCGACTCCGGGCGAGGCCGTCTCGAGAGGAATGGAAGGCAGCATGCCGGTGGGTACCGGCGGGGGCGGCGGCGGCCGGGACACGGCCTTCGCGGCCTGTGAGCCCGGAGGCGCGCGCTGCGCCGTCACGATGGCGGCCGGCGTGCGCGAGAGGATGCTGGCGAGCTCCGCGTGCAGCTCCCCCGCCGTCTTCGGGCGGGCCAGCGGGTTGGGGTTGAGCGCGCGGCGGTAGAGCGCCTCGAAGGACGTCGGCAGGTCCGGGTGGTGCATCGACAGCCCGGGGATGACGCCCTCGTCCGGGAGCAGCCCCGCGACGAGCTCGCCCAGGATGACGCCGAGCGAGTACACGTCCATGCGCGTGTCCAGCTCGCCTCCGGCGATGTACTCCGGGGCGATGTAGACGTCCGCGCGGTGGCCCTTCTGGGCCTGGACGAAGGGAAGGTGCGGCACCGCCAGCCCCAGGCCGTAGTCCGTCACCTTCAGCAGGTCCGGCAGGACGATGACGTTCTCCGGCTTGAGGTCGGAGTGCGGACCGAAGCGGTGCGCGGCATCCAGCGCGGCGGCCATCTGCGCCACCAGCGGCTCCACGTCCTTCAGCGAGAAGAGCTGCCCGCGCGTCGCGCGCTGCTCCAGCATCCGCCGCAGCGTCATCCCCTCCAGCATCTGCATGGTGAAGAAGGGCCGGTCCCCGTCCTGGCCCTCCTCGTACACACGCAGGAGGTTGGGATGGTTGAGCTTCTTGCCCACGCGCAAGGACAGCGAGAACTGGGTGCGCTCCTCCGGCTGCTGCACCAGGCGCGGGTGCACCGTCTTGAGGGCGAGCTCGACGTCAATCTCCTGGTCCTGGGCCCGGAAGACGAAGCCCATGGGGCCCGAGCCCACCACCTCCTGGATGGCGTAGCGGCCGGCGACGACGTCCCCCGGCTTGTAGGGAGCGCCCTCCAGTCCCCGCCTTCGCGCGGCGCCGGCCTGAGGGCGCGACGTCGCGTCGTACTTCAGCCCGCAGGTGGGACAGGTGTCTGTCGTCGGTGGGACGTGGCTGCCGCAGCGGTGGCAAAGCAAAGCAGTGGGACTCCAGGGGCCAGTCGGGGGATGGCCACCACGGGGGGCGGCTCAACCTCATATTCTGCCCGCTCCCCTGACAGCAAGGAACGACGAGCGGAGTCCGGTGGCTAGAGGCCCGTGGAACCGAAGCCCCTTTCACCTCGCGCGGTGGCGTCCAGCACGTCCACCTCTTGCAGCTCCACGGACGTGACGGGCGCTACGACCAGCTGCGCCACGCGGTCGCCCCGACGCAGCGTGAAGGGCGCCTGGGAGAGGTTGACGAGGATGACCTGCACCTCGCCCCGGTAGTCCGCGTCCACCGTCCCCGGCGCGTTGAGCAGCGTCACGCCGTGCCGCAGCGCCAGCCCCGAGCGGGGCCGCACCTGGCCCTCGTACCCGGGCGGCAGCGTCAGCGCGAGCCCCGTGGGCACCGCCATCCGCTCCAGCGGCCCCAGCACGCGCTCGCCCTCGATGTCCGCGCGCAGGTCCAACCCGGCGGCCAGCTCCGTCTCGTAGCGGGGCAGCGGCAGCGGGTCCGGGTGGGCGCGCACGCGACGCACCCTCACAATCAGCGGAGAGGCCATGTGCAACTTCATACCACATCCACTCACCAAAGCCAGTTTCCGGAGACTCAGGGCGTGAGGCTCCTGGCGGCCGCCGTGCGCAGCGCGGTGCGGAACTTCAGCGGGTCCATGGGCCGCGAGGCGAGCTCCAACTGGTAGTGCAGGTGCGGCCCGGTGGAGCGGCCGGTGTTGCCCGAGCGGGCGATGAGCTGCCCGCGCTCCACCCGCTGCCCCACCGCCACCACCAGCTCCGAGTTGTGGCAGTACGCCGTCGTCACCCCGCGCCCGTGGTCCAGCACGAGGACGCGGCCATTCACCGCGTCCTCGCTCGCGCGCCGCACCACGCCCGCGGACACCGCCAGCACGGACGTGCCGGTGGGCACGCTGAGGTCCACGCCGGTGTGTATCTTCCGGGTGCCCAGCACGGGGTGGAGGCGCTCGCCGAAGGGGCTCGACACCCGCGCGCCCTCGTCAACCGGCCACGCCAGGCCGAACGCGGTGGCCAGGGCCAGGGCCTGCGCCGCACCCACGGACGCGCCCTCGAAGCCAGGAGGCAGCTGCCCCGCCAGCCGCTCCAGCGTGGGCACCCCACCCTCCGCCATCACCCGCGCCAGCGCGTAGCGCGCGGGCACCCGGCCCGCGAACAGCGCCGTCAGCCGCGCCTCATCCCCCGGGAAGTCCGCCTCCAGCGCCGCATGCAACTGCTTCGCGGCGGCCGGCCCCTCGCCCGCGTCGAGCAGCGCCGTGGAGGACACACCCAGCTCCGTGGCCAGCGCCAGCACGGGCTGCCGGGCGCGCACGTCCAGGCCCTTGAGCGCCAGGTGCGTGCCCCAGGCCAGGGCCTCCGCGTCCGTCAGCGGCCTCGCCAGCGGCACCTCGGGTGCCACCAGGGGCTCGGACAGCGACGTGCCCGTCACGCCGTCGTAGTACGCGAGCAGCGGGCGCGCGGTGCTGCGCGTCCCGGTGGCCCACGCCGCGCCCCGGCGCACCAGCGCGCCCGCGGGCGTGTGGTGGTACGCCGCCCACAGGCACAGCACCGCCATGCAGAAGTCCAGCAGCCCCTTCGCGCGACTCGGGAACATGGAGGGGGCCTCGTCAGCGCAGGAAGGACAGCACCGGAGACGCATCCAAGACGGCGGCCACCGCCAACGGCACCACCACCGCGCACCCCACCAGCCCTCGGCGGAAGGCGCCCTTCCCTCCATCCTCCTCACAGGCCGCATCCGCCGCCTGCAGGTTGCGCAGCACCGCGCGCCACCCCAGCGACACCCCCACGCCCAGCAGCGCGCCCAGGGCGAGCCCCCGCGCCGCCACATCCGCCGCGCTGTCCCCCATCAGCTCGCGCCAGGAGAGGTACACGGTGCCCTGGACGAGCCGCGCCACCGCGCACGCCCCGGCCAGCGCCACCGCCGCCGTGGCCAGCGGCCGCAGCCACCGCATGGGCGTGGGCCGGCGCAGGCACCGCGTCCACAGCGCGCGCCACGAGGGCCGCGCCGGCTGCTGCCCCATCGCCGCGCGCCAGGCCTCCGCCGGCGCGGGCGCCCGTGCCTCCCGGTAGCCGAGCGCGGGCAGGGCCAGCACGAGGTCCGCGGACAGCTCCCACGCCAGCGCGAGCATGCGGGCCAGCCGGGTGCGCGACTCCAGGGACAGCCACTCCACCATGGGCGCGGTGGCGTCGTAGCGGCCCACCAGCGCGTCGAAGAGGGAGTCCGCCCGGTCCACCACCGCCAGCAGCCGGTCGTCCAGCGTGTCCGCCGCGGAGTGGACACCCACGGCCACCAGCGCCAGCAGCCCCAGCGGCATGAAGGCCCACCGGAAGCCGCCGAGGAAGCGGGACACGTCGGTGATGAAGCTCGAGGACGGCGGTGGGGCGGTGGGCGGTCGGGGCGGCACGAGGCCTCCAGGACGGGGCTCGCACCTCCAACGCACGGCCCCCTTCCCCCGGTCTAAGCCATCCGCGCCAGAAACGAAAACGCCCCCTCCCGCGCGGTGGCGGAAGGAGGCGTCAGCGGCTCAGGCCCTCACGGACCCGAGCCGTCCGGCGTCAGGCCTTCTGTTCAGGCCTTGGCGTCCGGCTGGGTGGCCTCGGGGGCCTGCTGGGCGGGCATGCCGTCGCCGCCGGCCGCGCCCTGCTGGGCCGCCGCGCGCTCCGCCATCGCCTCCTTGCGGGACAGGCGGATCTTGCCCGTCTTGTCGATGCTGACCACCTTCACCAGCACCTCGTCGCCCTCCTTCAGCACGTCGGACACGCTCTTGACGCGCTTGTCGGACAGCTCGGAGATGTGGATGAGGCCGTCGGTGCCGGGGAACAGCTCCACGAAGGCGCCGAACTCCGCAATCTTGCGCACCGTGCCCGTGTAGATCTTCCCGATTTCCGCCTCGCGCGTCAGCGCCTGAATCATGGCGATGGCGGCCTTCACCGCGTCGCCGTTGGCGCTGGCGATGTCCACGCGGCCGGAGTCCTCGATGTTAATCGCGGCGCCGGTGCGGGCGATGATGTCCTTGATGACCTTGCCGCCCGGCCCGATGACGTTCTTGATGAACTCGGGACGAATCTGGATGGTGGTGATGCGCGGCGCGTACTGGCTGATCTCCTTGCGGGAGGTCGCCAGCGTCTTGAGCATCTCACCCAGGATGTGGATGCGGCCCTGACGCGCCTGCTCCAGCGCGCGGCTCATGATCTCCGTCGTGAGGCCGGTGATCTTGATGTCCATCTGGATGGAGGTGATGCCCTTCGTGGTGCCGCACACCTTGAAGTCCATGTCGCCCAGGTGGTCCTCGTCACCGAGGATGTCCGAGAGGATGGCGACCTTGTCGCCCTCCTTCACCAGGCCCATGGCGATGCCCGCCACCGGGGCCTTGATGGGGACGCCCGCGTCCATCAGCGCCAGCGTGCCGCCGCAGACGGAGGCCATGGACGAGGAGCCGTTGGACTCCAGGATGTCCGACACCAGCCGCACCGTGTACGGGAAGGAGTCGCTCTTGGGGACCATGTTGCGCAGCGCGCGCTCCGCCAGCGCACCGTGGCCGACTTCACGACGGCCCGGACCGCGCAGCGGCTTCGTCTCGTTCACGCTGAACGGGGGGAAGTTGTAGTGCAGCATGAAGCGCTTGAAGGCCATGCCGCCCAGCATCTCCAGGCGCTGCTCGTCGTCGCTGGTGCCCAGCGTGGCCACCACGAGCGCCTGCGTCTCGCCGCGGGTGAAGAGCGCGCTGCCGTGCGTGCGCGGAAGCACGCCGACCTCGTTCGTAATCGCGCGCACCACGTCGTGCCCACGCCCGCCGATGCGGCCACCGTTGACCGTCATCTCGCGCATGTGCTCGTACTTCAGGTCCTCCACCACCGCCTTGGCGTGCTTCTCCACCAGCGGGGTGTAGCCGTCGCCCAGCTGCTCCTTGAGCCTGGCAATCGTCTCCTTCTTCGCCTTGGAGAGCGCGTCGTAGCGGGCACCCTTCTCCTTGATGCCGTAGCCGGCCTTGATGGAGTCCATGGCCAGCTCGCGCACCTTGGCGCGCAGGCCCTCGTCCACCGCGGGGGGCTTGTCGAAGGAGCGCACCTGCTTCTTCAGCTCGCGGCGCAGCTCGTCCTGCATGTCCAGCGCGGGCTGCGCCGTCTTGAAGCCGAACTCGAGCGCGGCCACCATGTCCGCCTCGGACACCTCTTCCGCGCCGCCCTCCACCATGACGATGGCCTCGCGGCTCACGGCCATGACGAGGTCCAAATCACTCTGCTCGCGCTGCTTCGCCGTGGGGTTGGCGACGAGCTGACCGCCGACGCGGCCCACGCGGATGCCGGCGAGGGGACCGTTGAACGGGATGTCCGACACCCACAGCGCCGCGGAGGCGCCGGTGATGCCGTGGATGTCACCCTCGTTCTCCGGGTCCGAGGAGATGACGCTGGAGATGACCTGCGTCTCGTACGCGTAGCCCTCCGGGAACAGCGGGCGCAGGGAGCGGTCGACGAGGCGGCTGGCCAGCGTCTCCTTCTCCGTCAGGCGGCCCTCGCGCTTGAAGTAGCTGCCGGGGATGCGGCCCGCCGAGTACAGCTTCTCCTGGTACTCCACCGTGAGCGGGAGGAAGTCCACGTCCTTCTTCTCGCGCGCGCTCACCGCCGTCACGAGCAGCATGGTGTCGCCGTAGCGCACCACCACGGAGCCGTCGGCCTGCTTCGCCATGCGGCCCACTTCAATGCTCAGCTCGCTCTCACCAATCTTGACGCTCTTCTTCAGCATGTCCGTGCCTCTGGGTACTTCAGGGGCGAGGACCCCACCGCACGCACCCGGCCCGCGAAATGCGGCCAGGCACCCCGGGAGGGCCCTCGGGGTGTATGAGCGGTCGCCAGGGCCTGGGACAGGCGCACGACAGGCAACCGCCAGCCTGTACTGCGGAGGGCGCTTGCGGAGCGCCGGAGGGATGTCTCGGAACTTTTGATCCCTGATCGCACCGGCTGACCTGTGGGTCAGCCGGTCCGAACGGAAACCAAAACCTCCGACGGCACCACTCCCTTGCCCGCCACCACCCACCGCGCTTCTACGACGTCACTTCCAAACCGCTTCCTACCGCCTACGTCTTAAACACGCGGGGCGCTGGTTGCTGCCAGCGCCCCGGGTGCTGCTCAGATGACTACTTGCGGATGCCGAGCCCCTCGATGAGCTTCTTGTACCGGGTGACATCCTTGGACTTGAGGTAGTCCAGCAGCCGGCGACGCTGACCGACCAGCTTCAGCAGACCGCGCCGCGAGTGGTGGTCCTTCTTGTGCGTCTTGAAGTGCTCGGTGAGCATGTTGATGCGCTCGGACAGCAGCGCCACCTGCACCTCGGGAGAGCCGGTGTCCGTCTCATGCGTCCGGAACTTCGCCACCAGCTCCGTCTTGCGCTCGGTATGCAATGCCGACATGTGTTGCTTCCTTCGCCCACTCCGGTGGAGGACTGCTCGAGTCACCACGGTCCGCGGAGGGGTACAGACCGGGTCTCGTCCTTCTAACGGCGGGGGGGCTTATAAGCTCCGCCCCCCACAGGGTCAACCTTCGACGCCTGCCCGCCGGGCTCCTGGCGTCCTCGACAGTGCGAAGAAATACAGCTTCAGGCCGGCGGATAGTCCCCCGCCCCCGTGGGCCAGCTCCTCGCTCGCCCGCTCGTCCAGGGCGATGTGGAGGTAGAGGCCCTGCCCGCCCCGCTCCCCCGCCAGGTACTGCCGGACGCGGGGGTAGAGGTTGAAGAGGGACTCCAGCACGTCACCCACGCCGGCATTCGCGGGCAGCCCCAGGGTGAGCTCACGCCTGCCCTCGAAGGCACCTCGCAGCGCGGGAGCCACCACCACCGTGACTTCCCAGGTCCGCGCCACGCTAGACGAGCACGCGCAGGTAGCGCAGCCGGCCGGCCACCACTTCGGCCACCGCCAGCAGCTCGCCGGCCGGGCCCATGACGCGCACCCGGCCGGGCCGCCCCGCGGGCACCTCCACCGGCACGCCATGCGACACCCGCTGGGCCTCCGCCGCGCTCACGCGCACCTCGGGCAATTCCACCAGCGCGTCCGCCATGGACACCAGCCGCGGCGCCAGCGCACCCTCCTTCGCCAGGGCCGGCAGGTCCGCCAGCGGCAGCGCCTGGGCCAGGGTGAAGGGGCCGCTGTGCGTGCGCCGCAGGGCCTCGAGGTGGGCACCGCAGCCCAACGCGCGGCCCAGGTCGAAGGCCAGCGTGCGCACGAAGAAGCCCTTGGAGCAGCGCACCGACAGCTGCAGGCGGTCCGCGGAGTAGTCGCGCAGCACCAATTCGTACACGGTGACGTGGCGGGCGGCCCGCTCCACCTCCTCGCCGGCGCGCGCCAGCTCGTACAGCCGCTTCCCGGCCACCTTCACCGCCGAGTACATGGGCGGCACCTGGTCGAAGGAGCCCCGGAAGCGCGCCAGCGCGGACTCCAGCAGGGCGGGCGTCAGCGGCGGCACGGGCGAGCGCGCCGTCACCTGGCCCTGCGCGTCCTGGGTGTCCGTCTCCGCGCCCAGGCGCACCGTGGCGTCGTAGGCCTTGTCGCCCTCGGTGATGAAGCCCGCCACCTTGGTGGCCTCACCCAGGCACAGCGGCAGCACGCCGGTGGCCATCGGGTCCAGTGTCCCCGTGTGGCCCACCTTCTTCAGCTTGAGCAGCGAACGCACCTGTCGCACCACGTCAAAAGACGTGGGGCCCGAGGGCTTGTCGATGACCAGGACGCCGTCCATGTCACGCCAATATTGTGGGCCCGGGGCTGGAACTACCAGCCTTCCTTGTTCCGGACCTCACGAAGGAGA contains these protein-coding regions:
- a CDS encoding phosphoribosylaminoimidazolesuccinocarboxamide synthase — translated: MDTSALHAQLSLTLQQTDLTSLGQQYRGKVRETYRQGDRLILVTTDRLSAFDHILTTIPFKGEVLNRLSAFWFERTKHICPNHVLDVPDPNVTVARACQPFAIEVVVRGYLTGSLWRDFQKGTHTVYGVPFPEGMRKDAAFPEPIITPSTKAEYGQHDEPISEKDLLARGLATPRDWARVAEAAKALFLEGQKWARTRGLILVDTKYEFGKVGDTLYVIDEMHTPDSSRYWVADEYEARFAKGEDQRMLDKENIRQWLIRERNFSGQGTPPVIPDSVREDLATKYLAAYERITGAPMVLEPGDVHARIERNLRAKGYLE
- the purB gene encoding adenylosuccinate lyase, which produces MIPRYSRQEMSSLWSDEARYRRWRDVELAALEGMVEAGLAPREALADCLQRAGDFTAADAAKIEDIERTTKHDVIAFLTFMEERVGPSARWLHLGMTSSDVLDTSLALTLRDALDLILKDLERVMAAVEKRAFEHKHTLQMGRSHGIHAEPITFGHKLAIWYDELRRGRTRLQHARDTIAVGKISGAVGTFAHLPPAVEEHVCRKLGLKPAPASSQVVQRDRHAEFFTALALLGSSIEKFAVEIRHLQRTEVREAEEPFTAGQKGSSAMPHKRNPILSENLTGLARLLRGYAVSAMEDVALWHERDISHSSVERVIGPDATILMDFMLVRFARLMEDLRVYPEQMKKNLDLLGGVVNSQRLLLELARKGMDRQAAYVIVQRNAMKLYEEGTDFRKALLADADLAKMMTPEEISDCFSPGYHTRHMDDVFRRVFGRSE
- a CDS encoding protein kinase domain-containing protein, coding for MLCHRCGSHVPPTTDTCPTCGLKYDATSRPQAGAARRRGLEGAPYKPGDVVAGRYAIQEVVGSGPMGFVFRAQDQEIDVELALKTVHPRLVQQPEERTQFSLSLRVGKKLNHPNLLRVYEEGQDGDRPFFTMQMLEGMTLRRMLEQRATRGQLFSLKDVEPLVAQMAAALDAAHRFGPHSDLKPENVIVLPDLLKVTDYGLGLAVPHLPFVQAQKGHRADVYIAPEYIAGGELDTRMDVYSLGVILGELVAGLLPDEGVIPGLSMHHPDLPTSFEALYRRALNPNPLARPKTAGELHAELASILSRTPAAIVTAQRAPPGSQAAKAVSRPPPPPPVPTGMLPSIPLETASPGVASPGVASPGVAAPRPLPPEEEPPPPDATQPLDAATLAAIMGGAHPSTVGGGGHPSQRLTEQALPFVTPPAPRAPPAPAPRPSGPVSSAQPPAPRPSGPVPSLSSPPVPRSPPAQAPTAQPRAAARMDAEAARSSAPPLDAGPSVSGVRASMPTLEATPAVSAARTAPRTLDLSPAVSGARSGPRTLDSSPAMSGARSGARRLDSPTTSAARSAPRIGALPTQPVIRAAKSKSKSRSTMWMVLLIVGGLVLGLGGGYLLVRLRQQAMTSGSTGGPAPSGQAGREGVAPSASEGTSAVAAPVGDCPAGMRRVSGGAFKMGTPVDDSMKFLDELPLTSLQVPTFCIDEYEYPNQAGQAPKVEVSWEEARALCEGAGKRLCSEEEWEKACKGPGNARFPYGNPYDANICNTEDASGADRKLAVSGASKNCRSAYGVVDLAGNVAEWTATKFDKVDFTQKGGAFNRPNYASRCSARKNGAPTERLNSVGFRCCAGARP
- the dut gene encoding dUTP diphosphatase is translated as MASPLIVRVRRVRAHPDPLPLPRYETELAAGLDLRADIEGERVLGPLERMAVPTGLALTLPPGYEGQVRPRSGLALRHGVTLLNAPGTVDADYRGEVQVILVNLSQAPFTLRRGDRVAQLVVAPVTSVELQEVDVLDATARGERGFGSTGL
- a CDS encoding M23 family metallopeptidase, translating into MFPSRAKGLLDFCMAVLCLWAAYHHTPAGALVRRGAAWATGTRSTARPLLAYYDGVTGTSLSEPLVAPEVPLARPLTDAEALAWGTHLALKGLDVRARQPVLALATELGVSSTALLDAGEGPAAAKQLHAALEADFPGDEARLTALFAGRVPARYALARVMAEGGVPTLERLAGQLPPGFEGASVGAAQALALATAFGLAWPVDEGARVSSPFGERLHPVLGTRKIHTGVDLSVPTGTSVLAVSAGVVRRASEDAVNGRVLVLDHGRGVTTAYCHNSELVVAVGQRVERGQLIARSGNTGRSTGPHLHYQLELASRPMDPLKFRTALRTAAARSLTP
- the pnp gene encoding polyribonucleotide nucleotidyltransferase: MLKKSVKIGESELSIEVGRMAKQADGSVVVRYGDTMLLVTAVSAREKKDVDFLPLTVEYQEKLYSAGRIPGSYFKREGRLTEKETLASRLVDRSLRPLFPEGYAYETQVISSVISSDPENEGDIHGITGASAALWVSDIPFNGPLAGIRVGRVGGQLVANPTAKQREQSDLDLVMAVSREAIVMVEGGAEEVSEADMVAALEFGFKTAQPALDMQDELRRELKKQVRSFDKPPAVDEGLRAKVRELAMDSIKAGYGIKEKGARYDALSKAKKETIARLKEQLGDGYTPLVEKHAKAVVEDLKYEHMREMTVNGGRIGGRGHDVVRAITNEVGVLPRTHGSALFTRGETQALVVATLGTSDDEQRLEMLGGMAFKRFMLHYNFPPFSVNETKPLRGPGRREVGHGALAERALRNMVPKSDSFPYTVRLVSDILESNGSSSMASVCGGTLALMDAGVPIKAPVAGIAMGLVKEGDKVAILSDILGDEDHLGDMDFKVCGTTKGITSIQMDIKITGLTTEIMSRALEQARQGRIHILGEMLKTLATSRKEISQYAPRITTIQIRPEFIKNVIGPGGKVIKDIIARTGAAINIEDSGRVDIASANGDAVKAAIAMIQALTREAEIGKIYTGTVRKIAEFGAFVELFPGTDGLIHISELSDKRVKSVSDVLKEGDEVLVKVVSIDKTGKIRLSRKEAMAERAAAQQGAAGGDGMPAQQAPEATQPDAKA
- the rpsO gene encoding 30S ribosomal protein S15; amino-acid sequence: MSALHTERKTELVAKFRTHETDTGSPEVQVALLSERINMLTEHFKTHKKDHHSRRGLLKLVGQRRRLLDYLKSKDVTRYKKLIEGLGIRK
- the truB gene encoding tRNA pseudouridine(55) synthase TruB yields the protein MDGVLVIDKPSGPTSFDVVRQVRSLLKLKKVGHTGTLDPMATGVLPLCLGEATKVAGFITEGDKAYDATVRLGAETDTQDAQGQVTARSPVPPLTPALLESALARFRGSFDQVPPMYSAVKVAGKRLYELARAGEEVERAARHVTVYELVLRDYSADRLQLSVRCSKGFFVRTLAFDLGRALGCGAHLEALRRTHSGPFTLAQALPLADLPALAKEGALAPRLVSMADALVELPEVRVSAAEAQRVSHGVPVEVPAGRPGRVRVMGPAGELLAVAEVVAGRLRYLRVLV